A single genomic interval of Picosynechococcus sp. PCC 7003 harbors:
- a CDS encoding Piwi domain-containing protein: MNLTLFNEILPINISQLPNQYFYKLCTAGDVDLDSLGRSIKYRIQKYFRGIWVWSTNDQLLISDKLIEYPELQKFTQYLWTDQSNLTFNQLEGIEIENIRCCTPQGIADFCSQGLIKKYDQQIKKILEQSKTARRDYHIKLIHKFGSWVVNNQPCISLSLKQEIDFNGTLQDYLTKFPNSNIIGLHVLDITKPFNTAQEVIKILGILGEGNRRQRLLTWVKEPTMKKLVEEAPDSELVVEIGNKKKSYHYIISALRIRVLNQDYLRLGISEKLQIVSEERLKYIEPLFRILQSEGFLDKVYTSQRNPELFRSCSEEWGYNPLLKFKNNATVAAESVQSTVQVVQKHGEFRKADKSEIRIAILNTLKSENSTKLIEIFRNNFKRSFNQNLEGIGNQLKYKLKLVGQPIALDLSKNSLSLLDSKIGELSKKKPDIVICVIPNFLSKGEDGRTLYDDLKQTFLKYNLQSQMLQEKTLTTSFATKNIVLGVLAKIGSVPYILQEPLTYTDFVVGLDVSRRRKKNLQGTNSVAAMTRIYSNQGELVHYSIRDATIDGEIIPKRMLYDLFPLHEYQGKRVVIHRDGNFPEEERQALEEIAEKIDAKFYFVSIIKSGNPRIYGRTKNEEGIGSYRKAPKGSIFLLSETEALLISSDFPDRFRATPQPLRIKTFGNFPLQSAVHSVLSLTYLHYGSERPPRLPVSTYYADSISTMVSKGIKPKDVDGNIPFWL, translated from the coding sequence ATGAATTTGACCTTATTTAATGAAATCCTGCCTATTAATATTTCACAATTACCAAATCAATATTTTTATAAACTCTGTACAGCAGGAGATGTTGATTTAGATTCTTTAGGTCGTTCTATAAAATATCGCATTCAGAAATACTTTAGAGGTATTTGGGTTTGGAGCACCAATGATCAATTATTAATTTCAGATAAATTAATTGAATATCCTGAACTACAAAAATTCACTCAATATCTATGGACAGATCAAAGTAATCTTACATTTAATCAGCTAGAAGGTATTGAGATAGAGAATATACGATGTTGCACTCCTCAAGGAATTGCTGACTTTTGCTCGCAGGGATTAATTAAGAAATATGATCAACAAATCAAAAAAATTTTAGAGCAAAGTAAAACAGCACGTAGAGACTACCATATTAAACTTATACACAAATTTGGTTCATGGGTAGTAAACAATCAGCCCTGTATATCTTTATCACTTAAACAAGAGATTGATTTTAATGGAACCCTACAAGACTATCTCACAAAATTCCCCAACAGTAACATTATTGGACTCCATGTTTTAGATATAACAAAGCCATTTAATACGGCTCAAGAGGTCATTAAAATACTTGGAATATTAGGGGAGGGTAATCGACGACAACGATTGTTGACTTGGGTTAAAGAACCAACAATGAAAAAACTCGTTGAAGAAGCCCCTGATAGTGAATTAGTAGTCGAAATAGGGAACAAAAAAAAGAGTTATCATTACATTATAAGTGCTTTAAGAATAAGAGTTTTAAACCAAGATTATTTAAGGCTCGGAATATCCGAAAAACTACAAATTGTTTCCGAAGAAAGACTAAAATATATTGAACCACTTTTCCGGATTCTTCAATCCGAAGGTTTTTTGGATAAAGTTTACACATCTCAGAGAAATCCAGAGCTTTTTCGTTCTTGTAGTGAAGAATGGGGTTATAATCCGCTCCTTAAATTTAAAAATAATGCTACTGTTGCTGCCGAATCAGTTCAAAGCACAGTTCAAGTTGTTCAAAAACATGGTGAATTCAGAAAAGCAGATAAATCTGAAATTAGAATTGCTATTCTAAATACACTTAAAAGTGAAAACTCTACAAAGCTTATCGAGATATTTAGAAATAATTTCAAAAGATCCTTTAATCAAAATCTAGAAGGCATTGGCAATCAACTAAAGTATAAATTAAAATTAGTAGGCCAGCCTATTGCCCTTGATTTGTCAAAAAACTCTCTCTCTTTATTAGACTCTAAAATAGGAGAGTTGTCGAAGAAGAAACCGGATATTGTTATCTGTGTTATTCCGAATTTCTTGTCTAAAGGTGAAGATGGAAGGACTCTTTATGATGATCTAAAACAAACTTTTCTAAAGTACAATCTACAATCCCAAATGTTACAAGAGAAAACATTGACAACTTCTTTTGCGACTAAGAACATTGTTTTAGGAGTCTTGGCAAAAATAGGAAGTGTTCCTTACATATTACAAGAACCACTTACTTACACAGATTTTGTGGTAGGCCTTGATGTTTCACGCCGTCGGAAGAAAAATCTTCAAGGAACTAATAGTGTTGCTGCCATGACTCGTATTTATTCCAATCAAGGTGAATTAGTTCACTACAGTATTAGAGATGCTACTATCGACGGTGAAATCATACCAAAAAGAATGTTGTATGATTTGTTTCCTCTTCACGAGTATCAAGGAAAGCGTGTAGTAATTCATCGAGATGGAAATTTCCCAGAAGAAGAAAGACAAGCACTAGAAGAAATCGCAGAAAAAATAGATGCCAAGTTTTATTTTGTTTCAATAATCAAAAGTGGCAATCCTAGAATATACGGTAGAACTAAAAATGAAGAAGGAATAGGAAGCTATCGCAAAGCCCCAAAAGGTTCAATTTTTTTGTTGTCTGAGACAGAAGCATTATTAATTAGCTCTGATTTTCCAGACCGTTTTCGAGCAACTCCACAACCTCTGCGAATCAAAACCTTTGGGAATTTTCCATTGCAGTCAGCAGTTCACTCCGTCTTATCTCTAACATACCTACACTATGGATCAGAAAGACCTCCACGGTTACCTGTTTCTACTTACTATGCTGATTCAATTTCAACAATGGTATCCAAAGGCATTAAACCAAAGGATGTAGATGGAAATATACCTTTCTGGTTATAG
- a CDS encoding M20 family metallopeptidase, protein MVATVSLDAILHKHRIRPTIQALQSEIVQWRRQIHQKPELAFRENLTAEFIAHKLTAWGIPHQTGIAETGIVALIEGHQKGKVLGIRADMDALPIQEENEVDYRSQHPGVMHACGHDGHVAIALGTAKYLQENRDSFRGAVKIIFQPAEESPGGAKPMIQAGVLHNPDVDAIIGLHLWNNLPLGTVGVRPGALMAAVESFDLRVQGKGGHGALPHQTVDAIVVAAQIVGALQTLVSRIVNPLDAAVVTVGEFKAGHAMNVIADYADLKGTIRYFNPQLEKTIGDRLETIVNGICQSYGASYKLDHVHLYPPTINDPTMAELVRSVAEATIETPLGVMPECQTMGSEDMSFFLREVPGCYFFLGSANPYFDLAYPHHHPRFNFDETALGMGVEMFVRCVEKFLA, encoded by the coding sequence ATGGTCGCTACCGTTAGCCTGGACGCAATTCTCCACAAACACCGGATTCGTCCCACGATCCAAGCGCTCCAATCAGAAATTGTCCAGTGGCGTCGCCAGATCCACCAGAAACCGGAATTAGCGTTTCGGGAAAATCTGACCGCAGAATTTATTGCTCACAAGCTCACGGCATGGGGCATCCCCCACCAAACTGGCATTGCTGAAACTGGCATTGTCGCCCTCATCGAAGGTCATCAAAAGGGTAAAGTCCTGGGCATTCGCGCCGATATGGATGCCCTACCAATCCAAGAGGAAAATGAGGTGGATTACCGCTCCCAACATCCGGGAGTGATGCACGCCTGCGGTCACGATGGCCATGTGGCGATCGCCTTGGGGACAGCGAAATATCTCCAGGAAAACCGCGACAGTTTCCGGGGAGCCGTGAAAATTATTTTTCAACCTGCTGAGGAAAGTCCCGGCGGCGCAAAACCGATGATCCAGGCGGGTGTCCTCCATAACCCTGACGTAGATGCGATCATTGGCCTGCACCTGTGGAATAATCTCCCCCTCGGCACCGTGGGGGTACGGCCTGGGGCGTTAATGGCGGCGGTCGAAAGCTTTGATTTGCGTGTACAAGGCAAAGGAGGCCACGGCGCTCTACCCCACCAAACCGTCGATGCAATCGTGGTCGCGGCGCAAATTGTCGGCGCACTGCAAACCCTTGTATCCCGGATCGTGAATCCCCTCGATGCGGCGGTGGTTACGGTGGGCGAATTTAAAGCAGGTCACGCGATGAACGTGATCGCCGACTATGCGGACCTCAAAGGCACTATCCGCTACTTCAACCCCCAACTGGAAAAAACCATTGGCGATCGCCTTGAAACCATCGTTAACGGCATTTGCCAGAGCTATGGGGCCAGCTACAAATTGGATCATGTGCATCTTTATCCACCGACGATCAACGATCCCACCATGGCCGAGTTGGTGCGTTCCGTTGCCGAAGCTACCATTGAAACGCCCCTAGGGGTCATGCCCGAATGCCAAACCATGGGTAGCGAAGATATGTCCTTTTTCCTGCGGGAAGTGCCCGGTTGTTACTTTTTTCTCGGTTCGGCGAATCCGTATTTTGATCTGGCTTATCCCCACCACCATCCCCGCTTTAACTTTGATGAAACAGCCTTAGGGATGGGGGTCGAAATGTTTGTCCGTTGTGTCGAAAAATTTTTAGCTTAA
- a CDS encoding cupin domain-containing protein, whose amino-acid sequence MQLHANLQERVVLDTNALPWQASPMAGVERRMLDRDGAEVARATSLVRYAPDSYFSEHTHGGGEEFFVLEGTFADEHGEYPPGTYVRNPVGSSHRPHSKTGCTIFVKLWQMDPADQTFVRLNTKEQPWLPGLVKGLSVLPLHNFQGENVALVRWEPGTYFQTHRHWGGEEIFVLEGTFEDDQGSYPAGTWLRNPPDSIHTPFSREGCLIYVKTGHL is encoded by the coding sequence ATGCAACTCCACGCCAACCTACAAGAGCGAGTCGTCCTCGATACCAATGCCTTACCCTGGCAAGCTTCACCCATGGCTGGGGTCGAACGGCGCATGTTAGACCGGGATGGGGCCGAAGTTGCCCGCGCCACTTCCCTCGTGCGCTATGCCCCCGATAGTTATTTTTCGGAACATACCCACGGCGGCGGCGAAGAATTTTTTGTCCTCGAAGGTACTTTTGCCGATGAACATGGGGAATATCCCCCCGGTACCTATGTGCGTAATCCCGTCGGTTCTAGCCACCGTCCCCACAGCAAAACGGGCTGCACCATTTTTGTGAAACTCTGGCAAATGGATCCGGCGGATCAAACTTTTGTGCGGCTTAATACCAAGGAACAACCCTGGTTGCCAGGTTTGGTGAAAGGGTTATCGGTGCTGCCATTGCATAATTTCCAGGGAGAAAATGTTGCCTTGGTGCGGTGGGAACCGGGGACTTATTTCCAAACCCATCGCCACTGGGGCGGTGAAGAAATTTTTGTCCTCGAAGGTACTTTTGAAGATGACCAGGGCAGCTACCCGGCAGGCACTTGGTTGCGGAATCCCCCCGACAGTATTCATACTCCCTTTAGTCGAGAAGGTTGCCTGATCTATGTAAAAACGGGCCATTTGTAA